A window from Sphingopyxis alaskensis RB2256 encodes these proteins:
- a CDS encoding tyrosine-protein phosphatase: protein MLAERVLPLSGVHNFRDYGGYAVEGGGRLRDGMLWRSAHHEAATDEDLAVLDRLGIETVIDLRGDDEREMHPCRRSDNFSARVLFAGGVTAGLAPHLQAAGGTIDVETARARMIDTYAGMPYRPALVATLRLYLAALAEYDAPSLVHCVAGKDRTGFAVAIVHRLLGVHEDDLMHDYLLTNTAGRIEERIAQGAAHIRSRYGAEIRDDAIRALMSVNPAYLDAALATVRRDHGDVPSYAEAVLNFTPTMREALVDRLVV, encoded by the coding sequence ATGCTCGCCGAGCGCGTCCTGCCTCTGTCCGGCGTCCACAATTTCCGCGACTATGGCGGCTATGCCGTCGAGGGCGGCGGGCGGCTTCGCGACGGGATGCTGTGGCGGTCGGCGCATCATGAGGCCGCGACCGACGAGGATCTGGCGGTGCTCGACCGGCTGGGAATCGAAACGGTGATCGACCTGCGCGGCGACGACGAACGCGAAATGCACCCGTGTCGGCGCAGCGACAATTTCTCCGCGCGCGTACTGTTTGCGGGAGGGGTGACCGCAGGCCTTGCCCCGCATCTTCAGGCGGCGGGCGGGACGATCGACGTCGAGACGGCGCGCGCGCGGATGATCGACACCTATGCGGGGATGCCGTATCGCCCCGCGCTCGTCGCGACACTGCGCCTCTACCTCGCCGCGCTCGCCGAATATGATGCACCGAGCCTCGTCCACTGCGTCGCGGGCAAGGATCGCACAGGCTTTGCCGTCGCGATCGTTCACCGGTTGCTCGGCGTGCATGAGGACGATCTGATGCACGATTATCTGCTCACCAACACCGCGGGCAGGATCGAGGAACGGATCGCGCAGGGCGCCGCGCATATCCGGTCGCGCTATGGCGCCGAAATCCGCGACGATGCAATCCGCGCGCTGATGTCGGTCAACCCCGCCTATCTCGACGCCGCGCTCGCCACCGTCCGCCGCGATCATGGCGATGTGCCGAGCTATGCCGAGGCGGTGCTGAACTTCACGCCCACGATGCGCGAGGCGTTGGTGGATCGGTTGGTGGTGTAA
- a CDS encoding crotonase/enoyl-CoA hydratase family protein, which translates to MGEFLSVERRGKIAILTMIKPESMNAIGTHDDCQDIIDTLRTLGDDRGISAMILTGSGKAFSAGGNLKGMQERTGIGVLDQPDSTRANYRKGVQAVIRALMDCEVPMIAAINGHAIGLGCDLACTCDIRIAAESAKFACSFIKVGIVPGDGGAWLLQKVLGYPRAAELFLTGDRFDAAQAKEYGLVTDVVPDAELLDRAIAIAERIVCNPPRALRLTKRLLREAQHSRMSDILELSAAYQAIVHETADNREAINAFVEKRSPVFTGE; encoded by the coding sequence ATGGGCGAGTTTTTGAGTGTCGAGCGGCGGGGCAAGATCGCGATCCTGACGATGATCAAGCCCGAAAGCATGAATGCGATCGGCACGCATGACGATTGCCAGGACATCATCGACACGCTCCGCACCCTCGGCGACGATCGCGGCATCAGCGCGATGATCCTGACCGGCAGCGGCAAGGCGTTCAGCGCCGGCGGAAACCTCAAAGGAATGCAGGAGCGCACCGGAATCGGCGTGCTCGATCAGCCCGATTCGACGCGAGCCAATTATCGCAAAGGCGTACAGGCGGTGATCCGCGCGCTGATGGATTGCGAAGTGCCGATGATCGCCGCGATCAACGGCCATGCGATCGGCCTTGGCTGCGACCTCGCCTGCACCTGCGACATTCGCATTGCAGCGGAAAGCGCGAAGTTCGCGTGCAGCTTCATCAAGGTCGGTATCGTTCCCGGCGACGGCGGAGCGTGGTTGCTGCAAAAGGTGCTCGGCTATCCGCGCGCGGCCGAGCTGTTCCTGACCGGCGACCGCTTTGACGCGGCTCAGGCAAAGGAATATGGTCTGGTTACCGATGTGGTGCCCGATGCGGAGCTGCTCGATCGCGCGATCGCCATTGCCGAGCGGATCGTCTGCAACCCGCCGCGCGCGCTGCGGCTGACGAAGCGATTGCTGCGCGAGGCGCAGCACAGCCGGATGAGCGATATTTTGGAACTGAGCGCGGCCTATCAGGCGATCGTCCACGAAACTGCGGATAACCGCGAGGCGATCAACGCGTTCGTCGAAAAGCGGTCCCCCGTGTTTACAGGAGAATGA
- a CDS encoding acyl-CoA dehydrogenase family protein, whose protein sequence is MQGFALYPFDPPGDVAALRAELRAWLAANQPRGDVVARANCWASFDTDFSRKLGAAGYVGMTLPPRFGGGGRHPLERYVVIEELLAAGAPVGAHWIADRQTGPLILRYGSEEQCQRYLPGIARGELYACIGLSEPGAGSDLAAVRTTARETAEGWRINGQKIWTTGAHFSHIMLALVRTEAGSERNAGLSQLLIDLDTPGITIRPIIDMADHHDFNEVFFDDVLVPHGALVGERGQGWRQVTAELGLERSGPERYLSSHALLAALIDAAGVDPDPAVIALIGELVAEMWTLRQLSMSTAAKLAAGEDPMVEASVVKELGNAFEQDMPRRVQAIVECPWDDPSDLGRLLRALLIASPSFSLRGGTREVIRGIIARGLGLR, encoded by the coding sequence ATGCAAGGCTTTGCGCTCTATCCCTTCGACCCACCCGGCGATGTCGCGGCACTGCGCGCCGAATTGCGGGCATGGCTTGCGGCGAACCAGCCCAGGGGCGACGTCGTTGCGCGCGCCAATTGCTGGGCGAGTTTCGACACGGATTTCAGCCGCAAGCTGGGCGCGGCGGGTTATGTCGGGATGACTCTGCCACCACGCTTTGGTGGCGGCGGCCGCCATCCGCTCGAACGCTATGTGGTGATCGAAGAACTGCTTGCGGCGGGTGCTCCGGTCGGCGCACACTGGATCGCCGACCGCCAGACCGGGCCGCTGATCCTCCGCTACGGCAGCGAGGAACAATGTCAGCGCTATCTGCCCGGGATTGCCAGGGGCGAACTATATGCCTGCATCGGACTATCCGAACCCGGCGCCGGGTCGGATCTCGCCGCGGTGCGAACCACGGCGCGCGAGACTGCCGAGGGCTGGCGGATCAACGGCCAGAAAATCTGGACCACCGGCGCGCATTTCTCGCACATCATGCTGGCGCTGGTGCGCACCGAAGCGGGGAGCGAGCGTAACGCGGGACTGAGCCAGCTGCTGATCGACCTCGACACTCCCGGCATTACCATCCGCCCGATCATCGACATGGCGGACCACCATGATTTCAACGAAGTCTTCTTTGACGATGTGCTCGTGCCGCACGGCGCGTTGGTTGGCGAGCGGGGGCAGGGGTGGAGGCAGGTCACCGCCGAACTCGGTCTCGAACGATCGGGGCCGGAGCGTTATCTGTCGAGCCACGCGCTGCTCGCCGCGCTGATCGATGCGGCGGGGGTGGACCCCGACCCGGCGGTGATCGCGCTGATCGGCGAACTCGTCGCCGAAATGTGGACGCTGCGCCAGCTTTCGATGTCGACCGCGGCCAAGCTCGCGGCGGGCGAGGATCCGATGGTCGAAGCGTCGGTGGTCAAGGAACTGGGCAATGCCTTCGAACAGGATATGCCGCGCCGGGTGCAGGCGATCGTCGAGTGCCCGTGGGACGATCCGAGCGACCTTGGCCGGTTGCTGCGCGCCTTGCTGATCGCATCGCCCAGTTTCTCGCTGCGCGGCGGCACGCGCGAGGTGATCCGCGGGATCATCGCGCGCGGGCTGGGCCTCAGATGA
- a CDS encoding acyl-CoA dehydrogenase family protein: MSAARDMLCDTARAVFAEAAAVGMAPVEAAGFGLLLVPEGEGGFGGDWGDVDAVLQIAGVMIPDLPVAATIAPDGLQAAATVSLMAGAMGRALALSIEHVNTREQFGRALGKFQAVQQSLAAMACEVRAVEAAAAALAARLDAVGLDPVAADFEIAAAKLRANRAVGVVTSIAHQVHGAIGFTREYELNRVTIPLMRWRGEHGNDAHWAARLGRQAAGFGGKGLWEMLTER; the protein is encoded by the coding sequence ATGAGCGCGGCGCGCGACATGCTGTGCGACACCGCGCGCGCGGTGTTTGCCGAAGCCGCGGCGGTGGGGATGGCGCCGGTCGAAGCCGCAGGCTTCGGGCTGCTGCTGGTTCCGGAGGGCGAAGGCGGTTTCGGCGGCGACTGGGGTGACGTCGACGCGGTGTTGCAGATCGCCGGGGTGATGATACCCGACCTGCCGGTTGCGGCAACGATCGCTCCGGATGGCTTGCAAGCCGCCGCAACCGTCAGCCTGATGGCGGGCGCGATGGGGCGGGCGCTGGCGCTTTCGATCGAGCATGTGAACACGCGCGAGCAGTTCGGACGGGCGCTGGGCAAGTTCCAGGCGGTGCAACAATCGCTGGCGGCGATGGCGTGCGAGGTGCGTGCGGTTGAAGCGGCGGCGGCGGCGCTGGCGGCGCGGCTCGACGCGGTCGGGCTCGATCCTGTGGCGGCTGATTTCGAGATTGCCGCGGCGAAATTGCGCGCCAACCGGGCGGTCGGGGTTGTAACATCGATCGCGCATCAGGTGCATGGCGCGATCGGCTTCACCCGCGAATATGAACTCAACCGGGTAACGATCCCGCTGATGCGCTGGCGCGGGGAGCACGGCAATGACGCCCATTGGGCGGCACGGCTGGGGCGCCAGGCGGCGGGGTTCGGCGGCAAGGGGCTGTGGGAAATGCTGACCGAACGCTGA